ATTGAAATTTTGCCAAAGCGATAGTATCGGTTATCATCTGACTTTTGCTCAGCTCTATTGCAAGGAGGCGGTCACACTGTAGATTGTTTTTGAGTTTTGGAATTTGTTCTATTTACCGTAAATAATTTAGCTTTTCGCAATGCCGGCGGATCAGATCCTGTACTCCGATAAGTACTTCGATGACAAGTACGAATACAGGTACGCGTGGTTTTTACCGTTGAAGACATGGGATACTAATTGCATTGATCTCCTGCAGGCACGTCATTTTGCCTGCGGATCTGGCCAAACATGTCCCCAAGGCCCACCTAATGACTGAGACGGAGTGGCGCAACCTGGGCGTGCAGCAGAGTCCTGGATGGGTGCACTACATGGTCCATGCGCCGGAGCCGCATGTGATTCTCTTCCGTCGCAAGCGCGTTGAGGAGGAGGTGGCGGCTCCACAGGTGGCAGCTGCGCCCGAATCACAGAATCGCGCAAATGTGTGCGCCTAAGACGGGATCACACTAGATTATCGCCACTCAGGGAGTGCTCAAGTGCTCATGCAGTATTTCATAAGTTAGCATCAGGCATCCTGATGTAAAATTAGTTTCCATAGCTTTAGGAGCTGACTAGTTCAAACACATACAAACATACGATACGATGTTAATTTCATTAGTTTATTTACCTAAAATACAATCGAAGCGTACGCCAAGTGTACAAACAGCTAAAAGTAgaggtttttaattaatttgtctAATTGTAGCAGCGCCACACAGCCGGCACCAGGTGGTCCGTCCAGTTGTCGTGGCTCAGATTGCAGTTCTTCCGGGCGTAGTGCTCCATGGCGTACAGTGACATCAGCATACCGTTGCCCGAGATTAAGGAGAACCACAGGAATACGTTGCCCAGCACCTTGGGAGCGCTGCGCATGAGGAACACCAGGGAGACGCCCACAATCccaaagaagaagaacatGACCGGAAAGAACATCTGGAAGGCAAAGCCGAGAATCTGCTCGTGCACCACCGCGGAGATCATGAACACCGCCAGCGAGGCGGCCAACTTGGAGCCCCGGAACACATGCACGTACATATCCTTGTAGACATACTCGTACAGCCAGTCGTGGACCACCACATTCCAGTTCCTGTAGTAGGCATCGTACGTGTGCGACGTCCACCAATCCTTGTAGAACATACGATCGCCGAACCGCAGCAGTTCTGCGGTGAAGTTCAGCCACGAATGCAGAATCAGGTAGAAGCCGCAGAGGAAGATCACTTGGCAGGGCAGCAGCATTCCGAACAGCTTAAAGATCAGCTTCGAGGCGTCCATCGGCTCCAAGCCGTACTGACCGAAGTGCTCGTGGATGTGCCGCTCGTGAATGAAGGCGAAGAGGAATGCAATGGCCACCACTTCCAGAAGGCGATTCAGGGCAAACTTCCAGCGGATGTGCGAGGTGCGTGGATAGCTGTCCCGATAGATGAGAGTGGGGGCAAACAGGAAGTATATGTAGCAGCTCAAAGGCGGTACATAAGGTCGTCCTGTAGGCTTTTCCTCATTCTCCTCCCCTGGATCCTCCTGTTTCGCTTTCCCCGCCAGGACTCGAGCCGCATTGTATCTGACAAATGCGTGCATCTTCATTAGCAGGCGAGTGCTCTCCAGCAGCAGGACACAGCCGCTCACAAAGGGCAGGTCAAACTTCAAACAGAGAGAACTGGCCACAAAACAGAACACCAGCTGGTAGCTGACGTACAGGATAAGGCAGCTGTGTGACCAAAAGTGCTGAAGAGAGCCTGTAAAGAGGGAAAAGAAGCccattaaaacttttttttactgATAACTTTTAGATGCAGCATATGTTTACTAAGCGGAAAATAGCTCTTAtctgtttttttaatataaataaaaaattaaattttaggaGATTAGCGAGGGCTTAACACAAAAgtctttcaattaaataaacatcTATCATATTGTGTCAATAAGGTGAgagtttaattgtttaaaccCGCTGGCCTTTAACTCTTATCATTATTTGGCTTAAATGAATTCGTCACCTTATGATTGTTAAGTGCCTATTAAaagttgtttacaaattaccCAAAAATAAGGGCtaaattatgaaatgaagCACCTTTTGTTTAAGTGCTTGATTATTAATAAACTAAATTGCAAAGTGAAACAAATGGCTAAAAAGGTTAAAacgttgaaaaaaatatttaaataaagaaatggaGTTAAAGTAAAGTTCATTGCATCCTTGTAATCCTTAATCCTCTCCCTCTTCCCATCACTTACTGTGTGGCTTCAGCTTGTGCCTGACTAGCGCCCATCCTCGGAAGGCAAAATACAGCGCCAGGACAAAGACATGCTCCAGCAGCCATGTGCCCATCACCCAGTGCAGGCGCCTCAGTCCGCCCCGGAAGGTGCCCAGGCCAAGGTCTATCCGCCCATCCACAAAGTAATCGTAGCAGATCACGTTCAGCAGGAACATGATCAgaataatatagaaaatgtGGTAGATGGTGCGCATGTGCTCCACCTGCAGCAGCGCAGTGAGATACGATTCCCGCGCCACGAAAACCTTTTCGGGCAGCCGTCGCCTCTGCTTTTGGCCAGATTTCTCAGATTGGTGCGCCGGCGTCGTCGTTGGGGTGGCTCCTCCATTAGCATGACCATTTGGTGAGTCGCTGACGTCCGCGGGTGCTTTGCTGGTGACGCGATTGTGCCAGGTACTCTTGGGATCGGATTTCCCAAAGTTGGGGAATTCGTGGGCACGTAGCTCCTGCTGGCGCAGGTCCTGCAGCACGTCCTCCACCATGCAGGACAGCCGCTGGTCAAAGTCCCGCAGCATCTTGGACTGGAACTTTTGCAGCTTCTCGCGCACAAACCTGAGGTCGGGCAAACTggcatcctcctcctccgtctcCTTCCGCTTCTCTCCGAGCCTCTGTGGCTGCTTCTCTGTGGCCATGACTGGAGCTAAGTGCTTTGTTCTTTGTGGCTAATCCTGGCCACTTGTATGCTTTTATAGCCGCGTTACTCAACCGATCTCGGCGACTGCCCCCGGGGACGTCTGTTTGCACAATGTACGCAGCTAAGAGGCTTGCTGGCTCAGCTGGCTGTTTTCAAATCCGCGATGATAACGGCGCTTGGCTGACTTGGCAGCCAGGGCCACCGGCAAAAGGGGGGGTCGActgtgatatatatattttttatgcaattgaaaaataaaaatttgttaaaaatataaattaattgtgaattaaacaaaataatgagATTACTTCAAAAAACTCTTTGtataatgttataatatattttgttttcccttttatATTAAAGTTCCCTTTGTGaaatatatagtacatatCTATGACACGCCACTGATATTCTCTCCTCCGTTCtcttaatcactctcttcgtTTGATCGCTCGCCTGATCGCCCGCGACACTGAGACCTAATGTTAAGTGCGCTAcaattgtaattgaaatacATTTGGTTTAATATCTCGCACTTTGAGCAAGACGATTAGCTGTCAACGGCACTTTAATCATTCTATTCTACGCCACCAAGCGCTGATAAGCCCATCAGTCCTGTCCCTAGCCCGGTGCACATGCACTCGATTTGTTTACATGACGCTGACCCCGATTGCATGTGCTTGGGTACATTGAGCACAGTGGGCCGAGGGCTTTGGAGAACGGTACATTTCAATTTGACAAAATAACtagcttaacaaaactacTTTAAATACAAGTTATATAGTCTTTGCCTTATATTGTTCCCTCCATCCTTAAATAAGTGTATGAACATAATGTACTAAAAgctaataattaaatatttacatttagtaAACATATTcgttaaatatgtatatttccaAAACGTATGTTTTTGCATAAACTGTAAagctatttaattaaataaattaatatttttaaaagaatgtaatttgataaaaatagaTGTTAGAACATTCATTTTGAAATCAAGTAAAAtggtttcattttaatttaaaaaataaaccttcTTAAAACCTAATTGTTctgatcaaaaattaaaaacagtaCCGGTTTAATACTCGGCGACATATACTTTGGGTGCACACTGACATTGCTCGTTATTATTTGCCTTTATCAAAGTTCATATGCCCCATTGATAGAGTATCATAAAACGGTTAAGATTAGTAAAGTTTTGTTATCATTTTATGGCTAAGCGCACCTGTGATCATGATGTACTTACAGTCTGATAATCTGATTGTAAGAATGTATTACGTAATTTATAAGCACACATTGTACTACTTTTcaatacaatatatttaaagtgtgtaaataaatacttaaactTGTAATACTatcaaaaaagaaattaaaaaataaatatacaacagaaaaatatttaatgaatacaaaatatGCCCAGGTATAGCTGTAGAAAGTCTACCCTACTGAATTATTAATACAGATAAGACAGAGAGATACAAGTAATTTTAGGGCACAGTATTTAAAATTGCAGTTCACATAAGtccattaaaaatgttgacaTTTGAAATACGCACCTTATTTCTTTAATAACATTTATATGTTCTTTTAACTATGATTTGTACTTATAAATTCTGATCTACaagttaaaaaatgtttttattatttaatctgCATGCTTTAGCTTTTAAAGTCTCTGAGCTGGAAGATTCATCGAGAATAAATGGATACAGTATTCTCTGGTTAAACATATTTGTACATAAATTCTTTGTGGACGCCGATGTCTCTATCTGATTCCCTTTagtaatattttgttattggGACTCAACATAAATTTCATTCTATTGATTGATATTGATTTCCAAATATTCTCCAACAAATACTTAacaactgtgtaaattatgaaatttttaattaataaatttttggaatGGCTGAAATTACACCATGGCTCGAGGATATTTTTTGCAGCACCAAATATGGCCCAAATTGGTAAATGCAAGAGGGaaatgcgtgtgtgtgtgtgagtgtgtggtgtatttttggcatatttaattgcaaatatttacgAGACTTTATATGCATGTGTGTATGCATCCGCATACAGATgagtgaaataaaaacaaatacacgAGCATAAACATAGTGTTTTGATAACGAAAAATGAGCCGAAATTAAAGCTCACGGCCATGAGTCCTGCGGTTCGCAGGATGCACGCAATGCCAGTGTGTTAGTGTGTGCCTGTGCTctggaaataatattaatactgTGCAGACgcaataaccaaaaatatttattatttatgcgaaataaacagcagcagcaagaaaAACTCAACGCACATCCAAACATACATAGCCATAAACCAAATAtgaaattaatgcaaaaatgacaacagcagccagcatcagagagaggaaaaaaaataatagccAAAAATGGAGAGTgtaatatatatgaaaataggAATAATAAAAGCTGCGCCAGTACCAGGACTCGTAAAGCACAGGGCGTAAAGCGGAGCAAAGTCGAAGCGTATTCATAAACATGCCGCCTGAAGGCGGCCATTATGGAGggaccgaaaccgaaaccgaaaatGAAACCGGCCCGAGATCCTTTGGCCAGGATAGGAGACAAACGTACACATAAAAAGACATTTTTATTGCGCCCCGTTCCAAGGAGACGAAAGCCAAGCAGAGCGGTCGGGGGgcagcacacaaaaaaagacGGAGAAgcaaaaaaggcaacaaaaataatatgcgACCgcataaaaatctatataattcataaacTCGTACTCGGTGTAGTGCTGACATCTTGGATTCTTTTAGGGAAGCTGAATAACTTTGATATAACTTTATATCCTAATAAGAAATCTGAAAATCCTTTtacaaaatgaatatttatttggaagaaatattatatttaaattattaccttaataatatattaccttttatagttaaaatatatactacaaatacaaataggaattgttttgttataaatgtaattaataaatatagtttatgTTGTTTTATGTAGTACTAAATCCTCAGAATGATTTGTCTTGACTTTGAAATGGGTTTCTGATATTTCTTTCATCTCTTTGATAAGGTAGAcatctatattttaatttccttgatgaaatattaaacaatgggatattaaatatgatatatatataaaatataatcaattaatacaataaataaattataagtcAAACGATTTTAAGAGTCAGGAAAGAGTCGAAAAAGTAGTTTTTAAGTAGCGATTTCGAATGGCACGTTTTTGGGAATTATAATAGTATGAAATATAAGGCTAATTATATGGGTATATTTTcccctttcttgttttttccaGGATAGAAAAGGATCCTCGTCATCACTGTCTCCAAGAGGCCGTGCTATTGGAGAGTGGCGAGCGGAAAGCGGAGACCGGAGACCGGACACGGGCAAGCAAACACGTACGGCGCTTTGTGGCGGCCATATTGGGTCATAAAaagcactcacacacactctagcacacacacacacactcgcacacacacgggCCGAGAGCCACATAAAAGCCTGGCCACAAACCAAAAGcggagcaacagcaacaataacgtAGGAAAAAagtgacagcagcagcagaaaaaaattttatgatgctgctgctgctgcctgcgcAAAAGTTTTGTGACGCagaaacatataaaaaatgttgcaTATTTTTGGGCATGTGGGAAAAGGGGCTGCCCAAAGTGGGCGGCCGAAGTGGGTGGTAGCTGTGGGTAAACGCTGAACGCAGAAAATTCTACTCgtgtgtgtttatgtgtgtgtttctgtTTTGTCATTTCCGTTATTTGTCGTTGTGTTGTTGGTTTATAGGCGCACAGTTTTGTGTGTcctgaaatgaaaacaaaagcaacaaacagCAGGAACAGAAAAGGGACACACAAATTTGAAATGGCGCATTTTTGTAATTTGCTAAAAAGGCACATAAAACGCAGTAAAAATGTACGGAATGATGCTGCCATGATTAAACGGAATTTATCATCAGCATAGTTTATAGCaaaaattattgttgttaatgtaagattttaaaataagttatatACATAGCTTTTAAATTGAACATAcaactttttttctttatttttacctcaTATCATAAAGAAGAGTCTTTACATAGTCCGACCACTACTTCATTATTGATGAACATTGCATTTTAGAAAAGcacttaataattaatatgtaatttcttatataaattctataaatacgTAGCTATACAGATATTATTAAGGTTCTGAAATCCCTTAAAAAAGGGAACACTAATGGTAAATAGATCAATTACACCGAATTTCTTACCCTTGAGATTTTAATGAGTACTGCTTTAGATTTAATAGATTTCAAACTTTAGAGGTTTCTGCAGCAAATTATGGTTAGTAGTTCGTAGTTATTTGAATAAATTGTATACTAACTTGTATAATATAATAACATTGTCATGCCAAGAAGATTTTCTTCCAGCTTCTCTTGAAAACTAGTAATTTGTATtggctaaaatatatataaagacattctcttgttatatatttaattttaaaaactaaaaatgttcTTCTtgagttaatattttatgattcaccataaaatatgttatttatttacgcaacccttttattttcttgattATATTCCTAAATTGCTAGCCAATCTAAATTGAATTTCGCTAAAACCAGTGACCCAACTCCCTTAACTACCAGTTCGTAATACACTAACCAATTCTCAATTTCCGCAGGAACGTTTCTTCGCTGCTTCATTGCCCTCACGTTCACGTTCAAGCTAGAGCAAGGGAATCCGGCCATATGGAAGCGATGCCAGAACCCTCGGCTGGATTCAAGCCTGGACCCCGGCCATTTCCTGCCGCTTTTTGGCCGGCCACGTTATTAGCGTCTAGCACATGGCTCCGAACTCCGCATCCTGGATTTTTGGGGGGCATTCAAGGGCGGGGAGGCGTGGTCGATGGCACACGTTTGCAAAATAAACTAAAGCTGCTGCGCCTGCCAAACCAACGGGCTTTGTTGACCCGCCCGCCTGCACAGAGGACTCATAAAAATATGCTTGAAATTGGTTTGGccaggcaacaaaaaaatgtgtggAAAGCGGTGGAAATCGGAGGGGGACAGTGAAGAAGAAAGAACGCTTAGCAATATTTAATGTCGCCAACGATGTCAACGGGCGTAATGCAAGGGAGCTGGGAACTGAGGGGTCTGGAGTGAACATGGCGACTCCGTTCGCTTTTGATTGTTTTGCAAACAAAGCGAAACAGTCACATATAGAAAGAACTATCCACCGATATACTTGGAAAAATAAGAGTCTTAAAAGTTGAGTAagactttatttttgtttaaatcttAAGAGAATCTTCAAAATAGAGTATAAAAAGCCAAGCATTGAAATACACCGTTTAGGTATGTTATAACTCatgattaaatttaaattaaataattaaaaagtggGCTGGACCATAGTTTACTAGTAATTTGTGTACCACCGCATGGGATTTAgttttgaaatcaaatatgTTACCTATAaacgattttttaaaaatgtttaaaaattagttgTTGTTGCACCTCTGAAAATCTTGTCTTGTATTATTATTGGTACTTTCTAtagtataaatttatatatatgaattaaatatttgtaaaagtGAAAGTTTTACTGCAGTTTCTACTACTTTTCGCACAAATTTTAGCTTTAACAAATGTCCTTTGCTTACAAAAGTAAGTGTCTTTAAGtgcaaaatgtatttatttcttaataaagTTTGATTCCTGTAAGCGCTACTCTATATTTTAGTAAATATCTCTCTAAAACTATAactaaattgtttaaaaattgtgaaaCTGTATCAAAATACCCcaagtgaaatgaaaataatacataatatAGCTGATCTTTAGAGCTGAGTGTAGTGCCCACTTCCACCCACTTTCGCCGAGGCacaaacacaaatatatatatgtactttcGCCACccttaacacacacacacagacacaactCACCCACCCACTCAATGCTTTTtgctttcttcttttttgcccacttaaacaaaacaatggggaaggaaggaaaacaaaataaaaacgaacgGAAAAAACGTTGGCAACTTTTTTCGAGGGTGGATTTTCATTTTCTATGGTTCATGATTTCGAACTCTATTTGCTCCCCCTGGCCCTCCcctacctctctctctctctctctatgccTCGCTCTGACTCGCTCGCTCCTGTGagcggattttttttttagcattaCATTATTTGGAAATTTATGCGGGGTGGCAACTTCAGTGACTCATTCCCATTCCGCCCATCGATTTTTTGATGGCAGCCGCGGCAAGGCTGCGAGGAGAAGGGTGGAAAGCCCGGCGGGCCGAACGAGCGATTTTTTATGTAGATTGGCCCATTATGTGGAATTAGTTTTTGTGTGGCGCTGATAGAAATGGCGCTGCTCGTAGACTGTTATTGGCTGATGTCGCGTCGGCTTTCTTCAATAGCCCGAAAAAGTATGCAGTggatttttattagttttttattaaaaaggttCAACGGAACTTAGtttcttaatattaatatattttttacctttttgtATAAAACTTGCAActtatttcataaattaaattgtgtaTTGTTTGGACTTTACAATTTCATTTCTTCTGTttaaacatatacatataaaataaaggTTTATTATTAGACTAATACACTCTTAATCGTTTTCATTACTCTCATTCTACAATAATACATTATTGTTACaattcaaaacaaaatcttaataaaaagaaaaattcgattaatgtaaaatttacattgtaaatataagttacTACAGTTTTTCACATCGCTCACTATCTATGGTCATTCCGAAAAATTTTCCATGAATCGCAAAAACAAATCCaaaacatttgcatttttatcaGTGCAAGCAAACAGAAAAGTCAAATTtccaaatacaaatattttttattgttttataaatctTGTTTGACTTTCAGTTTATTTACACGATTTCCACTAGAGTTATTTCTGTCGATTTGAGTGACTTAAAATGTTCTGTCTGACTTTAAAATGTTCGCTGATAAGAAAAGAACAAAGAAGACAGAAAAGCGGATTTAGAAGAGATTTAGAAAAGTACGCAGAAAAATTTGAAACGATGTATGTATTAAGACTTAAGTATCTTAATAACAGAAAAGTTCAGTTAAGAGAGATTTCGAAAAGTGCATAgaaatatttagaatatatatttaatgtatgttttatattttatatatttagatgttttcagcatttctcAAGTTAATATATCAACATCATACGAAATCATAGGACAAACCCTCTAGAATAAAAACGAATAAAGTTCTAACATTGCGAATTGCTAACGTCAATTGCAATAGCACGTGTTAAACGGAGGACAAGGCTTAAAATCAGGGTCTTAGGTAAAGGGGATTACTATTCAatactacatacatatatgaatcTTAATGTAGGGAGTATTTActaatatttacttatttcaAAATTGGAAATATCTGTCATATTAAATTATACTCTACTTTCTACTTCTTAAGGAATTGTTTTGCTAGAAATGGCATTGATtttgtttaacaaaaaataaaaactaatacaacaATCTATATTAATTGAGGCTATAACCAGTTGAAAATTATCCAGATTAATTTGTTAATGTTATCCAAGCGGAAAACTTAGAATGAAACTAATATCTTAAACCCCCTTAAAAACAGTTGGCTACACCCCTGCAGGATCTGCTTGGATTGACGGGGTGATTGTGGGAGGATGCATAAATAGCCCAGCCATGCCGCTTGGGGTGGCTATAGTTTCTATATATATGGCCCCGAACTGGGTGataatttaacaacaacaaaaccaaaTTGCCAATGCGAAACTGCTTTTgtgttttacttttatttttgcttggTTGCCTTTTTTAcacgtatgtacatatatgcacaCACTCAGGCgtacacacacccacacacagacCCTGGGTGACACAtgtctgcgtgtgtgttttCTTGGTGGGTGGAATTCAGGGATCTCCCTTTTTTGGGGTGGTTGGTTTTTGCCGGTGAATGTTTCTGGCACAAAAAGCAAGAAATTCACATAAAAATATACGAGTCCTCATTATGATAATACGAAAATAAATGACAGTGGTGTTTACACTCCAGCGGTAAGCCCAAAAGATGGCAGAAAATAGGTAGGAGGAATGGGACCAAGTGTTAATGCAGCTTCCTCTTTTTCGGGGAGCAATGGATATGAGCcatttttattggtttagTTTGGGGCATAATAATAATGGAAAATAGTCCTCAGGGAAGAAAGTCCTAGGGGAATTGGAATATATTTGGGAAGCTCATAGGTGTGATTTCATTTGatctttatattatatatatgggAATATTTAACAAAGTGTAGACATTTTAAGGACAATGCATAGAATAATGTCAGTTaacttttgtattttatttatgggaAAAGAAGTCACTTTCAAACtaacaatttatatatataacaatatatatatttatttttatattgaagGAATAAAAACGTATCAAATGTAAGTGAAATCAACGTATGGCATTTAAAAAACGACACTAGTTCTGATTAACTAAATTGTAATCATATGTTAACTTAccaagcaaaataaataactttagCTTATAATATAATCTAAATAACCcaagtaaataataaagaaagtattatacatatatttacgaCACcaggaatttaataaaaactttatgTTAAAGATGTATGTCAACATACTCTTCTCCGATTATTAATACTTACCCAAATCCAGCACAGGGTATCCAACAGCTCTGTCAGCGAGTGTGCTTCCTGCCAAATAAATCCGAAATCTGGCATTTCAACGCATtcattagaaaataaaatattctgcTTTGTCCTTTGGCTTCCTTTTGTGCCCGAGCCGTGCTAACGTTTTATGCCTTTTGTTCTTGGCACCCACACCTTGGCCTGGCTTGAACGATTCCCGGATCCGGATTCGCCCTGATGATGGCATGGCCGTAGACCTAGGATAGGAATTACTTATTCAATGCTTGACATGGGCTTTGCCTCGGGGCTAAAAGCCTCCTTCTCTGGGCCATGTTTTTCGGCGTTCCCGGCACTGCGTTGACTGTGCGACTAATAGGCTCGCATATTTATCGTAAGAACTTCAATTTTTTATTCGCATTTGCGCTGTACGTATTCCGGCTTAGTTCGCCGGCCCCATTACCAACATTTTCCTTCACAAATGCGTGGCCATTAGCTAATTCTTTGGGCTCACCGAAAGAGCTTCGGGCTGCTGGGCGGTAAATGGACAGCTGCCCGGCTGATGTCCCAAAAATCGTTGCAAAAATACGTTACATTTTTGGGAAGGAATATACACACTCAGGAGTCAACAATTAAATGCCatttgcaataaaaacaatcatGGATGGcaatgaaaaattatttaaat
Above is a genomic segment from Drosophila kikkawai strain 14028-0561.14 chromosome 3R, DkikHiC1v2, whole genome shotgun sequence containing:
- the Cks85A gene encoding cyclin-dependent kinases regulatory subunit, which produces MPADQILYSDKYFDDKYEYRHVILPADLAKHVPKAHLMTETEWRNLGVQQSPGWVHYMVHAPEPHVILFRRKRVEEEVAAPQVAAAPESQNRANVCA
- the LOC108085428 gene encoding sterol O-acyltransferase 1 gives rise to the protein MATEKQPQRLGEKRKETEEEDASLPDLRFVREKLQKFQSKMLRDFDQRLSCMVEDVLQDLRQQELRAHEFPNFGKSDPKSTWHNRVTSKAPADVSDSPNGHANGGATPTTTPAHQSEKSGQKQRRRLPEKVFVARESYLTALLQVEHMRTIYHIFYIILIMFLLNVICYDYFVDGRIDLGLGTFRGGLRRLHWVMGTWLLEHVFVLALYFAFRGWALVRHKLKPHSSLQHFWSHSCLILYVSYQLVFCFVASSLCLKFDLPFVSGCVLLLESTRLLMKMHAFVRYNAARVLAGKAKQEDPGEENEEKPTGRPYVPPLSCYIYFLFAPTLIYRDSYPRTSHIRWKFALNRLLEVVAIAFLFAFIHERHIHEHFGQYGLEPMDASKLIFKLFGMLLPCQVIFLCGFYLILHSWLNFTAELLRFGDRMFYKDWWTSHTYDAYYRNWNVVVHDWLYEYVYKDMYVHVFRGSKLAASLAVFMISAVVHEQILGFAFQMFFPVMFFFFGIVGVSLVFLMRSAPKVLGNVFLWFSLISGNGMLMSLYAMEHYARKNCNLSHDNWTDHLVPAVWRCYN